AATCCATTGTTCTTGATGAACAAGCTTTTGTGTTCTTGCCATGTGTTTTTATCACTTTAGCTATTCCTAAATCACTGATCTTCGCTACCATCTGATTATTCAATAAAATATTATTTGGGGTAAGATCTTTATGAACAATTGGAGGGTCATGACAGTGGAGGTACCATAATCCTTTAGAAACATCCAATAACATAGACAATTTGATAACCATTGGAATATTTGGACACTTTTCTACCAGTGATGTAAGGTTCTCCTGCATTCGCTCCATCACCAGAATTGGTAATTGTGAGTCACCACCAGGATTGTACAATCCCAAAAGCTTAACCATGTTTGGATGACTAAGACTGATCATGCTCTGAGCACAGTCAGTAAGAAATGCTTTCCTCAATCTATTGTATTCTCCTGGTGAAACTCCCTGTACTAAAGTTGGGTGCACTTCTTTGGCTGCACAAACAGTCCCACAACACTCGACTTCAAAAACTCTTCCATACGTGCCAAAGCCAATGTCTTTTCCTGTTGGTTTTATTCCAGTAAGATATAGATGTCTGAGACGGTCATTCTTGGCAAGGTTGACGGTCATCACAACCTAGTATCGTACGTTAAAATGAGAAATACTCATATTGTCAAATGTGCCTTAAAATGGAGAAATACTCATAAACACCGGGAGCTGTTGTGTAACGTGAAGAGTAGAATAGTATACTAGTCTAGGTTACTTATCCAGCGCTGGTCTCCCACAATCACTATAGTCTAGGACCTGGCTTGAGTTTGTATGCACTTAATTTAGGAGAGGATAACTCAATTGTTCTTGGCTAATTTGACCCCAAGGAATAAGATGGGATATGTGCCAAATGCTCTATCCGGGGCGAAATACCCAAAAATGACCACGCCCTTTTTTTGGAAGACATTTCACTTGTATTTTCTAAAACGCTGTGTAATATATAGATTAGCACGTGATTGTACAAGGCACGTGAGTGTTGTGAAatcattctagaacattcttagCACGTtgttacatggtgtcagaagtttCTTGCGAAAATGGATCAGCTTTCGCCACCAGAGGCATTGAACTTAGACGGAACTATTGCTGACAACTGGAGACGATGGAAACAACGTTTCGGGATATTTTCCCTTGCTAGTGGACTATCTACAAAAGACGCGGGAATTCAAGCCGCAGCATTTCTTCACGTGGCCGGACCGGAGGCACTGGAAGTTTATAATACTTTCTCATGGCAAAATGCCGACGACAAGAACAAGGTGGATAAAATAATAGAAAAGTTTGATGAGTATTGCAACCCTCGCAAAAATATTACGTGGGAAAGACACAAGTTCAACACGCGAAACCAGCAACCAGGAGAAACCATTGATCAGTATGTAACAGATTTAAAAACAAAAGCTCAATCTTGTGAATTTGCCGAATTGAAGGATGGTCTGATTCGTGATCGGATTGTGTGTGGCATTATTTGCGATAAGACCCGTGCGCGTCTATTAAAAGAAAGCGACTTAACTCTTCAGAAGGCCCTCGACATATGTAGAGCGAACGAAGCTACATCTACCCAATTGAAAACCATTAGTTCTAGTACTACCGGTAAAGAAACACACTATCAGGAAGTCCTTGCTGTTACAGCACGACGTCAAAGTCAAGAAGCAAACCCCAAACCTCGATGTGACCGATGCGGAAATCAACACTATCGTCACCAGCCCTGTCCAGCACAAGGCGTAGAATGCTACAATTGTGGTCGTAGAAACCATTTTGCAAAGGTTTGTCGAAGTCGCACTGCTACAAAGTACCAAAAGAAAGTGCACAGTGTTACACATGAAGACTCCGATTCCCCTGACGACATGTTTATTGGTATGATACAATGTGCTACTTCAAAGTCACCCGATTGGAAAGTAACAATCCTCGTAAATCGCCAGAAAATGAGTTTTAAGATTGATACAGGTGCACAATGTAATGTCATCTCCAGACAGAAATACCTCCAACTAAGCTCAACCCCACTGCAAAAATCTCATGCAAGGCTAGTTGCCTTTGGTGGCCAACGACTCGACACATGTGGTAAGGTCACACTAAACTGCCAGCACAAAGGAAAATGTTACCCTGTGGTTTTTGAAGTGATTGACCAGAATGTTCCCAACATAGTAGGCTTGACGACTTGTATGGAACTGAATCTAGTGCAACGATTAGATGCTATCAACAATCAACCTGATGATATTCTCAATGCCTACAGTGATGTCTTTGACGGATTGGGATGTATCACAGACGCcttgtaccacatcaaaattgACAAAAATGCCCAGCCTGTTGTACACCCACCGAGAAAAGTTCCAGTCACTTTGAGACCCAAAATTCAACAGGAACTCAGTCGCATGGAAAAGCTCAATGTAATCCAGAAAGTTGATGAACCCACAGACTGGGTAAATAGTATGGTAACAATTGTTAAACCAAATGGTAACCTCAGAATCTGCATAGACCCACGCGATTTAAACAAGGCAGTCAAACGTGATTACTATCCAATGAGCACAATTGATGACATCGTTACAAGAATGCCAAATGCCAAGGTTTTCTCTGTCCTGGATGCCAGTTCTGGATTCTGGCAAGTCCAATTAGACACACCAAGTGCAAAGCTTTGCACGTTTAACACACCCTTTGGACGCTACATGTTCAAACGTCTTCCTTTCGGGCTCTCGTCTTCCCAAGACATTTTCCAGAAAATAATGTCAGAGATGTTTCAAGATATACCAGGAGTCGAAGTTGTTGTGGACGACCTGCTCATATGGggcgaaaatgaagagcaacaCGACACCCGCTTAATACAAGTCTTAGAAAGAGCACGGCACAGAAATCTCAAGCTCAATAGAACCAAGTGCCAAATCAGAAAGGATGCCATTACCTATATCGGTCACATACTTAGCAAAGATGGTCTCAAACCTGATCCAAAAAAGACCGATGCCATTCTTAAAATGCCATGTCCAGAGAACAAAGATGATCTTCAGAGATTCTTAGGTATGTTAACTTATCTGGGCAAGTTTATACCAAATTTATCCACTGTAGCTTCGCCTCTACGAACCCTATTGGAAAAGAATGTGGAATGGCATTGGCACACTGAACAAGCCAACAGTTTTCTATCTTTGAAGAAATTAATCACCACTGCCCCTGTGCTCAAGTATTTCAACCCTAGTAAACCTACCAAGCTATCCGTCGATGCCAGTTCTAAAGGATTGGGAGCTGTACTTCTACAAGATAATCACCCCATTGCCTATGCATCCAGAGCCCTCACTATGTGCCAGCAGAACTACGCCCAGATTGAGAAAGAAATGCTCGCTGTGGTTTTTGGATGCACCAGATTTCATGAGTACATTTTCGGCATGCCGTCTGTTGAAGTAGAGACTGACCATAAACCCTTAGAAGCCATACTCAAGAAGCCACTACATCAAGCACCACTGCGACTCCAGAAGATGATTATGTCCATACAAAAGTATCAAATCAATCTTATTTACCGCCCTGGTAAACAGCTAGTGATTGCAGACACTCTGTCCAGAGCGTATCTAACAAAACAGCCAGATGACTCCACATCATTTGAATTTGAAGTGAATGTAGTAGCATCACTGCCAATATCAAAAACCAAGTTAGAGCAATTTCAATCAATGACCCAATCTGATTCAGCTCTAAAGCAATTAATGAAACTAACACTGGATGGTTGGCCAGATCACAAGTCACAAGTGCCAACTGAGTGTTTACCGTATTGGTCATTCCGAGATCAAATATCCTCCAGCGACGGAGTTCTTCTAAAAGGGGAAAGCTCATAATTCCTAAGGCCATGCAGCCAGAGATGTTGAAATTGATACATTGTTCCCATTTAGGTATAGAGAAATGCAAACGGCGAGCCCGAGATATAATGTACTGGCCAGGGATGTCATCCCAAATCCAAGATACCGTTTCAGCTTGTGGCACTTGCAATACATACCAAAGAAAAAACCAGAAGGAGCCTCTCATCCCACATTCTATCCCAGACCGTCCATGGTCCAAAGTTGGTGTTGATCTTTTTGAGCTGCAGCAAAAGCAGTACCTTGTGATAGTGGACTATTACTCAGGATTTGTTGAACTAGACCTGCTCATTCACACCACAGCAAAGCAAGTAAttaagcattgcaaatctcagtTCTCCCGTCATGGAATACCGGATGTCTTGATATCCGACAATGGTCCCCAATTTTCCAGCCACGAGTTCCAACAGTTTATCAAGCAATACCAGATTGACCACCGTACATCCAGTCCATACCATCCACAGTCCAACGGCATGGCTGAAAAGGCAGTACAAACCATCAAACGATTGATGAAGAAGGCAGCACATGATGGAAATGACCACTACCTAGCACTGCTAGAGTATCGGAACACACCATGGTCAGACACCCTTGGGTCACCAGCCCAGCGACTTATGGGGAGGCGGACAAAGACTCTCATACCTACAGCAAATACTTTACTAAAGCCAGCAACAATTAACCCAACTGCAGTACAGGAGGAACTTCAAAAACACAGAAAACAACAAAAGATGTTTTACGACCGCCAGGCAAAACCATTGAAAAGCCTCAAAATAGGTGACTCAGTGTTGATGACATCAAAGGATGGCACGTGGAAGCCAGCCAAAGTAACCAGCATTAGTCAAAGAGCTCCACGCTCCTATAACATTGTGACACCACAAGGGCAATACTATCGTAGAAACCGAAAGGACTTAAGAAAGGTGATGGGTAAAACAGAGGTTAACACAAGCACTGATGAGTTCCTAGATGATCAAGCATATGACAGTGACACAAATGAACCAGTTGAGGAAAGTTGTGGCACTAATTCTGTTGTATCAGCTCCAGCCCTGAGACGCTCCCAAAGAACCATAAGAGCACCAGTTCGATATGCCGACCAGTTTTCGTGACTATAACATAcgcacacactgcactactttCACTTATTTGATTAGAGCACTGTAAGGGTTTTTCATCCTTGTACCCTGTAACACACTCTTTTTTGTAATGATGGAGATGTAATATATAGATTAGCACGTGATTGTACAAGGCACGTGAGTGTTGTGAAatcattctagaacattcttagCACGTTGTTACACGCTGCAACTGTAGACTTGCTAAGGTGCTCAAAATGTTTATAATGGCCATATTTAGGGGGAACATTGAAGGATACAAAATGTATACTTGCAATTTGATGTTAAATTTATTAAGTAAGGGTAAATAATGCATGTTAGGACCTAATTAGTACATGCAACTGCGACACCTGCATGCATATACCTGATAAATCTAGTTATAGGAGGTCAGCTGggcatgcatgtagctacatgcctAAAAATTGAGATAAATGCCAGCACAGCTGCATGCCTAAAATTTTATTAAATGAGATAAATACTAGCACAGACATGCCTGTTATTTTTTGGTTCTATTAAATGAGCAGTACAGCTGCTTATCTGTCATTTTGGTTCTGGAAAAGTGAAAGAGGCTCCCTTGTTTATATAATAAAGCAAGATCTGGAGAGAGAAAGGTCCATCACCAGTGTAATGGTAAGACAAAATAAGCATGCAATTTCTGTGGGCTAGATTTTAAGTAGTGAATGGTGATACTCCATGTTGAGAAACACATTTCCCTACAGGATGAGGTATGACTTACTGCTCCTTGTGCTGCACCAAAGGCAATCAACCTTGATGAGTGTATCCTATGTCAAAAAAAGAAGCAATCTGAATACCTCTCTAGTGGTGAAACTGGCAGGAGTTGTATTGTTTCACTTGCCAAACAAATAGAGAGTAGTGACATTCGGGCAGCTAGGGTCCTGACAGTGTCAGAGCAAGGTATCATTAAATACCATGCCTCTTCATGCTACAGAAGTTTTCAGAGGGATGTGACAAAAACTGTTAGCACATTAGCTCAACCAGAGCAATCTGAATCACCTGAGCAGGCCCAGGGACTTGGAAATGATCCAACAGAACAGCGATGCAAAAGATTTAAGCCTAGTGAAGCTATAAATGTCTGCATTTTTTGTGGAGCAGATCGCAAGACTGTCAAGCAAAAAAAGATTCACACACTATACAGAGTCTGTGAAAAACCAATGGCCCAAAAACTATTAAATGCAGCTATGTTATTTAAAGACCAAGTCTACACTGAGACAGCAGCAATGTGTGATGTAAATGATGTTTTTGCAGCTGATATCTTGTACCATGACTACTGTTGCAAGGCCtatatatttcaataaatatcaAGCTAAATGATACTTTCAAGGCTAGATTCTTGGCCCTTAACCTTGATTTCAGCAAGTCAGCACACAGTCTGACATCCATCAGAGATAGGTTAAATGAAGGTTCAGCTGATATAGTGTCTAACAGATCTGTGAAGCAATTAATCATTGAGCTATATGGTGATGCTGTCTGCTTTACATACCCAAGTAATAAACGAAAATCCCAGATGGTACTTTGTACTAATAGCTGAACCTTCATTTAACCTATCTCTGATGGATGTCAGACTGTTCCAGTGATTTTAGAGAATTTTTGGTCATCTTCTACCAGCAAAAGTGCTTTCCAAGCATTCTATGTTGAATGGCTCACCACCAATTATCATGGCTCCAAACCTTTATATCTTGGTATATCACCACAAGCATGGATAGTGTCGGCTGGTTGTGCTTCTGTATTTCCTCAGCTCAACTGCACACATGAGGAAGCTGATGACAGGATGATGTTTCATATACAAGACATCTTAAGTCGCCGGTCGGGACCTACATCCATGACACTGTCATCAGGTGATACAGATGTCTTTGTATGCCTACTGTACCACCTTACAGTGAATTGGAGAGACTTTGGTCTACAAGAACTCTGGCTAATTCGCAATTCTGGAATGAGAAGAGTGATCTTGCCACTCCACGACATTTGCAGTGCATTGGGAAATGACTTGATCGAGTGCCTTCCAGCAATTCATGCGCTAACTGGATGTGATACCACCAGCAAGATAGCAACCAAGTCTGCAGCCCTAAATGCTGTTCAGAAACCAGGAAGTTTTTCTTTGGTGCTTGATTTGAACTCTCCAGAGCTAACAGAAAGCTCAATAAAGATGGCAGAGACATTCTTGGTCAAATGTCTCAAACCAACAACGGATCTGGAGACATTTGATGACCTATGTCTTGCTGCATTCAATAGCAATGCCCTCAAGTTGGACTTTGCAAGAACTGCTTGCACCTCAACCAATGCAAGGAAGCATATTCATAGAGCATACTATCAAGTGCAGCTGTGGGTTCAAGCACCATTTAGAGATGCCACTTTGACCATGGATGCTGAGGCTTATGGTTTTGAAAGAAGGGAAAATATAATGGTACCTGAGATTGCTATTACCTGAAGGCCTGCCAGATCCCTGCACATGTGGCAAGTGTGCTCGCAAGAATGGGTGTTGTTGCAGAGTAGCTGGAATTAAGTGCTGCAAGTACTGTAAATGTAAGGGAGGTGACAGTTGCCAAAACCCAATTACTGAATAAACATAAGATTATTTATAatcatgtttgcattttattgtAATGCTAAACTCAATgatatatctatatatactcTATATTCTTCATTTACCCCCTAAATATGGCCATTCTAAACATTTTGAGCTCCACAGGAACTCTACAGTAGCAATGTTTTAGAAGATACAGTGATATGTTTTCCAAAAAAAGGGCGTGGCCATTTTGGGGCATTTCGCCCCGGATAGAGCATTTGGCACATATCCCATCTTATTCCTTGGGGTCAAATTAGTCTAGAACAGTTGAGTTATCCTCTCCTAAATTAAGTGCATACAAATTTAAGCCAGGTCCTCCACTATACTACTACTTTCTGCGAGACTTTCTTGTCGAGCTTCTCACTAGTGGCTGAAATCACTGAGGCTGATTCTCTGGTTAGCTGATGCATAATAGCTTTCATCCCTAGACCAGAACACTCGGGCTGGTTTCCAATGACATCGAGTTTACCAGGGAGGCTGATAGTCCAGCATCTGGTCCTCCTGCAGACAGTTGATAGTACGTAAGTTAACCCATTTTTATGTTATCATGCGTGTGCTAGTGTCAGATACTGTATGTATAGAGCCCAGATAACACGGGGAGGGGGGCACGTGGCATGAAGGATCCAGGTTTGATGCTtgcccagttgctgttgttaaGTAACAGTGGCAAAGCCAGCCAACATGAAAACCTAGTTTAGTTATCCTATGCCACTGCTACCATAGCCTACCAATGGTAAACATGCATGCAAGTGTTAAATGGGTAAGCAAATTTCCACTGTCGATGTCTCACCTAACGGGTGAGGCCCAGGTGGGATGACAGGTCATATAtacttaaggccactccaagtcataccttagtttctggtcactccctagccaacaaaaggatgcgggcgggcggatgatcaggacttcaggactatcatagactcttacatatgcaccagtaatactgtaatgttattaattttgctcaatttacccatttcatattgagtttacaaccaagcttaaccaacattcttatagcataagtagttaattatgcttctgcaaagtgcaccaggaaaattgttgatggctagctacactgctgagcacaacaatgtgtagctaacactaaggaaaggtctgttcgtgtagctacttttgctttacaaatgaaatgtttcattagctatgtcaggaaatattatttattagctagctaataataatccaaaactatattaacacatcagaaattctttcaaatgtgaagtcttagtcaactatatatgcatgtgtttccagccttctatacagtaaaccttcagtaaagtagctgtcaaagttttgagttgagttgttgagtgctccaggctagtgtttttcagtgatcatgtgggaaagctaagttaatgttttaactaagggatgccatgcacttgttaatttaggaccatacttgcaattatttaatcatggaaaagttgaagtttgagctcaccaaatgttaccggatttctagtcagtatatcagtgatcagtgataaggaagtccaagtttagatccactagaagagttactagattaatcattagaggaccacatctgaattgttaggaaagtttaagctatggtatatctgatcattaggctagtgatcaatgctacatacatactgtactgaagttacttactggcaacagaagcattactaatagctatatagctaatcaaggacaagtcaaaaacgttatagtagtatctgtctattctagtattaaagttaagggtagtgtgactgctctattagagtatctcgatcttttgcagtgtttaaaaatcactgtccttggtcacgtacacttaagcgcctgtaatattaataatagtcctcataaactggggttccagttttccatgcgggcgggtgaccagaaactaaggtttgacttggtgtggcctaatccTGTGAGACGTATATACCTGTGCTGACTCAATACTGGCCATGGTCCAGTGATTCACCAGGTAATGTATCAATGGCGGCTGAAggctttttgtgtttgtatgtgtgtgtgtacgtacccagctgttaaatggggacctgcaTGGTGACCTgggaaagcagcccacccatTTGTATGTAGgtacttggtgtttactgagAATCAAATACCCATCTCAAATAATAGGTGAAGTTCAGTTGGAACTTTGGGTACCCAGACCTTCACTCATGACACATGACACAGCCTCCTGCAGGATCTAGTCCTGCTCCAGAAGATTTGGCTGCACTGACTCAGCATCTCAGTAGTGCACAgatgtcccagtgctggttcactgggtaggcatgattGTGTATACAGTAGCTGAAGACTTTGCTTTTTGTGTGGGTGTGGTGTGGGTGTACACTGCTTTACATTTTTTCACCAGGTCTATTAATGATCCAGGCCCCACTATCGTCCTAGAGGTTTGTCTGTCTCTCTGGAGGTTGCTCATCTGGACTAAATAGACAGTGTTGTAATTAGAGTTGGATTATTCAGGCCTGGTGGGTGGACTCCATGGGGGTCAGGAGGACTGATGGACAGGTGGCGAAgaggtgtgtgtgttgtgtgttgtggttgtgttgtgtgtgtgtatgtgcatgtgtgagtgtacgtgcgtgcgtgcgtgtgtgtgtgaatgaGTGAGTGTGAGAGAGACAAGATTTGGCAAATTGGTTTATCAAGCATTTAATTTGGTGGATAAAAGTTTAGCACATTTGCTATATAGCCAATATCAGATGGTATACAATAGCTAAGTTGTCAATTGCCAAATTTGCTAACGTCATTCAGTCCCACCAAACCGTTGCCATTTACAGTATGTGGTATGCGTGTAGTTGCAGTGTagtgtgtattatatatatatatcaacctGTGAGAGAAGAGAGTGCAAGTGGGACAGTGATGAGGTGGCATTGAAGTCAAATCATTGGTCTTGCAATATAATGTGAAGATCCAAACTCAACTACTACTGTTGTTTCGTTTCGTTGAATGACAGAGGAGTTCAACTGAAATTGCTATAATCTGTAAATGCAGATTATTTTCCCTGGTCTTTGCCTTTTTTATAATGGCTTGGTTTCCACAGGATGTATTTCCATGACTTACAAAAAAAATGTTAATATTATGGTTTATGAAAATACCATTATGATTCCAATCAGTTGTATCTATAGCTACATGTGACATCATGAAAATGGAACAGTGAATTTTTGTGTTTTAACACATTGTGAATTGAAAAGAGTGACTACAGTATAAGTTGCCACCACCCCAGAACTCTCTGTCAAGTGTGCTGCACTGCTGGATCTATCTGAGTACCCACATCTGTTTATTTATTATCCAGCACTTAAGTAACAACGCACAGCAAGGACATAACTTTGGAAATATCCCAAATAGTACAGAGAGCCAGCATTCTGGGAAACTGTAATTAACCACTACGCAATAGCATTACAGTGAAGAATTACCAGTTTGGCTAAAGCTAGCTACAAAAGAAGCAAATTTGAATTGTCTGTGTGTGTTATATATCTGGAGAGCACCCGGTGGGAATTTGGGTGTTTACTTGTCAACCATGAAATGGAGCATTGTGGGCACCTGAGGTTTTGCATATATGATGTGTTGTACCTGTATAGTGTGCAGGTATCATGGGTTAATGATGCGACCATGAAAATGGTAGctaataattatttgttttgtatgtgtgtgtgttacattaCTATAGTAACCAGAGTTTAGTTAGCAGCAACCCTTCATTATGGTGTGACTCAGTGTTTCATATCATCACCAAGTGTGAGCTCTGTAAGGTGGGTGTGGTGAAAGAttgttgctatagtaaccaTTATATACTGAATTTGCACAGCTTTCAACTGAACGGTATGTGACATTCACTTTATAGTGCAGCGCCTAGTTTACAGTGACTGCtccaggtaaacaaacaaggtgTATTCACAGtgattttgtttttttttctataTAGTTGTCCAAGGAATGTGAAGAAGTCTAACAATTAATTGGTTCCCTCAGCAATATGAAATTGGTGATCATGCAGTAATGTATGTAGAGTAGTACATCCTGTGGAAAGTTCTATTTAGTTGGTGAGCCATTCACAAAGTGTACGTGTTAATGTGGTGTGTTAAaaagctttcattaaaataatgCGTAACGTAATCGTGAGGCTAGGGATCAATTGTTTTAATGGttttacatttttaaaatgaaatctCTTAATCATGAAAATTATGTTCTATTTTAATCAAAATAGTAGGCTCAGTACTAATCAAATCTGTGTATCCTTCAAAAAATGTTCACAAAAGTTTAACAAACTAAAGTTTGACCTCAAGATACATTGAGCATGAACTCTGATTCATCAGGTGTTCCTGACAGGTTCTGCTAGTAATTGTGAGCAACATGGACTAAATGTACATGTGCATATTCCACTGAGCATAACACTAGTTGATTGCAAATGTTCATCTCTTTGTCACCCTGCTGCATTTTTTTTTGGTATTGGTAGTAGATATTAAtgtgtataatatgtgaccaggcctgcaaaaacagggcatgtgggcacaaactacaccccatcactctacaggtcatatctcagcattggaaatgtatatttccattctgtaacttgcatcatgatgccaagtaaatgcttactaagcgctgaaaattgcaataccatagcataatggtacaaaatgttatgagtgatgaaagtgtgaaaaagtaggcaaaaatcatgtgcccacatgccctattatcgcaggcccagtcacatattatgtttgTGAAATGTATGAAATATGAAAAAACCTTAAGTGTAGATAATTGGTGAAAAGTGGTTAGAATGTAGCAAGGAAAATATTTGAACTCAGGTACTCCTACTTTACTCTGAAGACACACAATTTACTATGATTCTAATTTCTCTGGTATGCAACTATAATATTGTATTGAGTTTTGCTATTGCATTTTCTGCTTTCAGGCATCAAAATTAATAGTGTCATGTCTTTATTAATACCTTGGTGTTA
This portion of the Dysidea avara chromosome 12, odDysAvar1.4, whole genome shotgun sequence genome encodes:
- the LOC136239833 gene encoding probable serine/threonine-protein kinase DDB_G0271682, which translates into the protein MTVNLAKNDRLRHLYLTGIKPTGKDIGFGTYGRVFEVECCGTVCAAKEVHPTLVQGVSPGEYNRLRKAFLTDCAQSMISLSHPNMVKLLGLYNPGGDSQLPILVMERMQENLTSLVEKCPNIPMVIKLSMLLDVSKGLWYLHCHDPPIVHKDLTPNNILLNNQMVAKISDLGIAKVIKTHGKNTKACSSRTMDFMGPETVAENSEYGPPLDVFSYGGVILHVVNQEWPKPQHYVVTDPKTKKMMALSEVERRQHHIEKLKGDPGDLANLMFQKK